The sequence CGCTCTTTTGAAAGGCCGTGTCCTTGATATTGGCTGTGGTACTGGTACTCTTTCCGATTATTTTTTCGGTCCGTACGTCGGTGTTGATATTTCCAATCAAGGAATTAAAATGGCTAAAGAAGTCCGTCGCAAAGACGCCGAATTTGTAGTCGGCGATTGCACTAACCCTTCTTTTCTTCATTTTGCCGATTACGACACAATCGTTATGTGCGAATTTTTAGAGCATATTGAAGACGACTCTTTGATTTTTTCTCAAATTAAAGCTCAAGCTCAAAAAGGTACTCGCTTGGTCATTTCCGTTCCTAACGGCAATCGTATTCCTTGCGATGAACATGTCCGTACATTTACGGTCCCGCAACTTCGCACAAAATTGTCGCCACTCGGCCGAGTCAAATTTCATAATTGGGCCGGATTTAAAGGACAAATTCTTTGCACTGTTGACATTGGTGAAGAAAACATCCCCTTGCTTTCTCTTTGTATGATTTTGAAGAACGAGGAGCTTGGTCTTGAAAGAGCCGTTTTGTCTGCCATAGACTACGTTGATAATATTGTCCTCGCTGTTGATAATTCCAGCAATGACAAAACGCTTGAAATTGCTAAAATGTATGCTGATACTTTAAAGACTTTTGACTGGTCCGACGATTTTGCCAAAGCCCGAAACTTTGCTCATGCCGGTATAAAAACCGATTGGATTCTGTTTTTGGACGGTCATGAATATATTGACAAGTGTGAAAAGCTAGACGAATTTTTAAAAAATAAAGCTGAGGGTCTTCTTTGTACCGTAGAGCTTGAAAATCATTTTCAATTTCGTAATCCCCGCATATACCGAAATGGCTGCCAGTTTGAAGGCCGTGTTCACGAAAAACAAAATTGCAAAGACGTTGTTTTCTTTCCCGGATTTCTCGTTAAGCATGGCCGTCTTGGCGGACAATCTGCGGAGTCTTCCGCCGCTCGTGAATGTCAGACTCGCGACATGGTTCCTCGTATAATGGGCGAAGAAATCCGAAAAAACAAAAAAAACATCCGGGCTTCTTTCCACCTTGGCCTTCACGCCCAATCAAGGAAAAGATTTTCCGAAGCGATTAAGTGGTACAATCTTTATTTAAAATACTCCCCTGTGAAAAGTGAAAGGTGGTTTGTTTTCTTCAATCGCTCCCTTTGTTATTTTGCCTTAGGCAAAAATTTCCGTGCTTTTTGGTCCGTGTTTCGCGCTGATAATGAAGTGCCTGGACGCTGGGAAATTTCAAAGCTCAAAGGTCTTATATACTACTCCTCCAAAAAGTACGGTCCCGCCATTGAGTCGTTTGTTGATAGCTTTAAAATCAATACCGGCGATCAAACATACAAACCTTGGCCGAGAGATGATTCAGCTACATGGAATTTAATCGCTGAGAGTTTCTTCCACCTCGGACAATACGACAAAGCTCACATCGCTTTTGAAAAAGTCAAAGCCATTGCAAGCAACGATATGCTTAAAGACATTGCCGGCAAACGTGCTGCTCTAATGTTTGAAATGGCAAAAACTCAGAGATAAAAAAAACGGCCAATCCGGCCGTCTTTTTTTTTCTATCCTTCTGTCTCTATCTCTGCGATTGTTTTTTCAATCACTGCGAAAGCGTTTGTTTCTTCTTCTGTTAGTGTTCTTGTTTCAATGAGTGCTCCTTTAACTATACCCAACAAGCTGAAGATTTCACCTTTTTTTGTTTCCGTCATTTTTTTGATTTTAAACATTAAACTTTTCTCTTTTCATCGACCTTTATCCAAATTTTCTTTGTTTCTGTCTTACCCCTTTACGGCCGTAAAGGGGTAAGACTATCTTGGCATTCCGTTCTTGTCGCACTTTCCAATATACTGCTCTTTTGCTTTTCTCCACCTTCCCTCTCTAAAATAAAGGTAGTAACCATGCGGGCACATTTTGCAATTTTTCTTCCCGCAATTCACTGCTTTAATTCTGACGTGCCCTCTCCACTCCGGCAGTCCCCATGCTTCTCGGATATATTTTGTTTCGCTAAATATCATGTTCGTTTTTTCTGTTTTTCGTACCAGCTTATTATAACGCAGACTAATATTGCTGTTGCTAATAAATGCAGTGTCGCCCCCATATATAGCATTCCGTATTCTAATCCCAGCATTTTATCTATTGCCCAAAGTCCTAAAAACCAAATCCCAAACTGTCCGATGATTCTTTTGATTGTTTTTTTCATGTTTTTTAATATTTTAATAAGGGTATGTTTGGCTTCCGCAGAAGCCAAAGACCAATAAGAACAGAATTATAGCTAAAACTACCAAAACCCTCCTCAAAACCCTGTTTTTGCTTGTTTTAGCCCTACTACAATACCATTGTCCGTCTATTAAAACTGCCATATCAAAATAACTTCATTTGATTGCGGCTAATTTTTTCCATGTCTTCGACCTTTGCTTTCTCCACGCATTCTTGGCATAGGTATTCGCCGAAGTAATTCCAAAGAATTGCTCCGTCGTTTCCGCACCTTGCGCAAACAAGGTGCTCTTTCTTTCTGGCTTTTTTCTTCGCCATGTTTTTTTTAGTCCGCTGTTGCCAGCCGGAACCGCTAGAATTATGCTTCTATCTTATCCCCTTTCACTTTTTTTGTCAAGGGGTAAGATTGCAGACAAACAAAAGACCGACTTTTTAAGTCGGTTGCTTTTGCTCTGCGGTCATTATCACTATACACTATGATGTTTTTTTTGTCAAGCGTCCCCGCACTCCCAGCATTTTTTGGAGGCGTTCCACCAGCTTATATGATTCTCTTTGACTGCTTTGCAAAAGAACCTTGTTGACAGTACGATGTCGTATGCGTCATTGTCGCAAACTTCCGGGTGGTACTTGTCATTTATTTGAAATAGTCCGCGATCTACGGACCCGTCAGTATTCACATTTTTCGCCGTAGGCGACAAAGCGCTTTCGCAT is a genomic window of Patescibacteria group bacterium containing:
- a CDS encoding methyltransferase domain-containing protein, which encodes MLYDYEEFYRKYPVNQHDVPERHIATAALLKGRVLDIGCGTGTLSDYFFGPYVGVDISNQGIKMAKEVRRKDAEFVVGDCTNPSFLHFADYDTIVMCEFLEHIEDDSLIFSQIKAQAQKGTRLVISVPNGNRIPCDEHVRTFTVPQLRTKLSPLGRVKFHNWAGFKGQILCTVDIGEENIPLLSLCMILKNEELGLERAVLSAIDYVDNIVLAVDNSSNDKTLEIAKMYADTLKTFDWSDDFAKARNFAHAGIKTDWILFLDGHEYIDKCEKLDEFLKNKAEGLLCTVELENHFQFRNPRIYRNGCQFEGRVHEKQNCKDVVFFPGFLVKHGRLGGQSAESSAARECQTRDMVPRIMGEEIRKNKKNIRASFHLGLHAQSRKRFSEAIKWYNLYLKYSPVKSERWFVFFNRSLCYFALGKNFRAFWSVFRADNEVPGRWEISKLKGLIYYSSKKYGPAIESFVDSFKINTGDQTYKPWPRDDSATWNLIAESFFHLGQYDKAHIAFEKVKAIASNDMLKDIAGKRAALMFEMAKTQR